One genomic region from Evansella sp. LMS18 encodes:
- the dapG gene encoding aspartate kinase, with protein sequence MEIVIQKFGGTSLKNDELRMRAAEHVLKAIDKGYKVVVVVSAMGREGDPYATDTLLNLVGGSSSNVSKRELDLIASCGETISSVVFSSLLNSKGVNALAMTGAQAGFRTNEDYTNAKITEMKTDSLKLSLEHYDAIVVTGFQGETPAGTTATLGRGGSDTSATALGAALDAKMVDIFTDVAGVMTADPRIVENAKPLNIVTYNEICNLAYQGAKVIHPRAVEVAMQAKIPIRIRSTFSDDEGTLITSSTTKAAGRDVEERPITGIAHVQNVTQIKVIANEGEYNLQTKVFKAMAQAGISVDFINIHPLGVAYTVNDEVAEKAASILEELDLNVHLLPNCAKVSAVGAGMTGVPGVTSRIVEALASKNIQILQSADSHTTIWVLVKGDDMVEAVNALHEMFLLSEEK encoded by the coding sequence ATGGAAATCGTTATTCAAAAATTCGGCGGTACTTCTTTAAAGAATGATGAACTCCGTATGAGGGCAGCTGAACATGTGTTAAAAGCTATCGATAAAGGGTACAAGGTAGTTGTGGTAGTTTCTGCTATGGGAAGAGAGGGCGACCCGTATGCAACAGATACCTTGCTTAATCTTGTGGGAGGTTCATCCTCTAATGTTTCGAAAAGAGAGCTGGATTTAATCGCTTCGTGCGGTGAAACAATATCCTCTGTTGTTTTCTCCAGCCTCCTGAACAGCAAGGGGGTAAACGCCCTTGCTATGACTGGAGCACAGGCAGGGTTCCGCACGAACGAAGATTATACAAATGCGAAGATTACAGAAATGAAAACGGACAGCCTGAAACTCTCTCTTGAACATTATGATGCAATAGTGGTCACTGGCTTCCAGGGAGAAACACCGGCCGGCACTACAGCTACACTTGGAAGAGGAGGAAGCGACACATCAGCTACAGCACTGGGAGCAGCTCTCGATGCAAAAATGGTGGACATTTTCACTGATGTGGCAGGAGTGATGACTGCAGATCCACGCATCGTGGAAAACGCTAAGCCTCTTAATATTGTGACTTATAATGAGATTTGTAACCTTGCTTACCAGGGAGCGAAAGTGATTCACCCTCGTGCTGTGGAAGTTGCCATGCAGGCGAAAATACCAATTCGTATCCGTTCAACTTTCTCTGATGATGAGGGCACACTCATAACCTCCAGTACAACAAAAGCTGCAGGAAGAGATGTAGAAGAACGGCCGATTACAGGTATCGCCCACGTACAGAATGTCACTCAGATTAAAGTGATAGCAAATGAGGGAGAATACAATCTGCAGACAAAAGTTTTTAAAGCAATGGCCCAGGCAGGCATTTCTGTAGATTTTATTAACATTCACCCTCTGGGTGTTGCTTACACAGTAAATGATGAAGTTGCAGAGAAAGCTGCTTCAATACTCGAAGAGCTGGATCTGAACGTACATCTCCTTCCAAACTGTGCCAAAGTTTCCGCTGTTGGCGCCGGGATGACAGGAGTACCTGGTGTTACGTCCAGGATAGTTGAGGCTCTCGCTTCAAAAAATATACAAATACTACAATCAGCAGACTCTCATACTACAATCTGGGTCCTTGTAAAAGGCGATGATATGGTGGAAGCAGTTAATGCACTCCATGAAATGTTCCTGCTGTCAGAAGAGAAATAA
- the asd gene encoding aspartate-semialdehyde dehydrogenase, whose translation MTKSGYRVAVVGATGAVGEQMLKTLERMDFPVETLLPLSSKRSAGKKVKFRGEELTVQEAAPESFEGIQLALFSAGGSVSKALAPEAVKRGAIVVDNTSAYRMEEGVPLVVPEVNEEDLKNHKGIIANPNCSTIQMVAALEPVRKSYGLKRIIVSTYQAVSGAGADAVNEMYEQSGQIMNGEEIDPQILPAGGDKKHYQIAFNAIPQIDVFTDNGYTFEEMKMINETKKIMNDNSLKVAATCVRLPVETGHSESVFIEVENDGVTVEDIQSALKEAPGVTLQDDPSSQLYPMAVDAAGKDDVFVGRVRRDLDTENGFHMWIVADNLLKGAALNSVQIAFSLDKLGLLKK comes from the coding sequence ATGACTAAATCAGGATATCGGGTTGCCGTAGTAGGAGCGACAGGAGCAGTAGGGGAACAAATGCTTAAGACACTTGAAAGAATGGATTTTCCGGTAGAAACATTACTGCCATTATCTTCAAAACGTTCCGCAGGAAAGAAAGTTAAATTCAGAGGTGAAGAGCTTACTGTCCAGGAAGCAGCTCCTGAATCTTTTGAAGGGATCCAGCTTGCGTTATTCAGCGCCGGAGGGTCTGTTTCCAAAGCTCTTGCCCCTGAGGCCGTTAAGCGCGGAGCGATAGTGGTGGACAACACAAGCGCTTATCGGATGGAAGAAGGTGTGCCGCTTGTTGTTCCGGAAGTTAATGAAGAGGACCTGAAAAACCATAAAGGTATTATTGCTAACCCGAACTGTTCAACAATCCAGATGGTTGCCGCTCTGGAACCAGTCAGGAAGAGCTATGGCCTGAAAAGAATCATAGTATCAACCTATCAGGCGGTTTCCGGTGCGGGTGCCGATGCAGTCAATGAAATGTATGAGCAGTCAGGACAGATAATGAACGGGGAAGAAATTGATCCACAGATTCTTCCGGCAGGCGGAGATAAAAAGCATTACCAGATTGCATTTAATGCTATTCCGCAAATTGATGTTTTCACAGATAACGGCTATACGTTTGAAGAAATGAAAATGATTAATGAAACGAAAAAAATAATGAATGACAACTCTTTAAAAGTGGCTGCTACATGTGTCCGTCTTCCGGTGGAAACAGGCCATTCAGAATCTGTTTTTATCGAAGTGGAAAACGACGGTGTGACAGTGGAAGATATACAAAGTGCTCTTAAAGAGGCGCCTGGCGTTACACTTCAGGATGACCCGTCTTCACAGCTTTATCCTATGGCAGTTGACGCTGCAGGGAAAGATGATGTGTTTGTCGGCAGGGTCCGCAGAGATTTAGATACTGAGAATGGCTTCCATATGTGGATTGTTGCTGATAACCTGTTAAAAGGTGCAGCATTAAATTCTGTACAAATTGCATTCTCACTTGATAAATTAGGATTACTGAAAAAATAA
- a CDS encoding dipicolinate synthase subunit B: MSLKGKHIGFGLTGSHCTYDEVMPVMQQLVDEGAKVTPFVSYTVQSTDTKFGRSEDWLEKIRSITPEPVVDSIVKAEPFGPQTPLDCMVIAPLTGNSTSKLANALTDSPVLMGAKATLRTGRPVVLAVSTNDALGLNGVNIMKLMAAKNIFFVPFGQDHPFKKPNSLVADMEKIPETIKEALSHRQIQPVLIERYKD, encoded by the coding sequence ATGTCTTTGAAAGGGAAGCATATAGGATTTGGCTTGACTGGGTCTCACTGTACGTATGATGAAGTAATGCCAGTGATGCAGCAGCTGGTGGATGAGGGGGCAAAGGTAACCCCTTTTGTCAGCTATACTGTACAGTCCACTGATACAAAATTCGGCAGGAGTGAAGACTGGCTGGAAAAAATCCGCAGTATCACTCCTGAGCCTGTTGTGGACAGTATAGTGAAGGCGGAACCATTCGGTCCACAGACGCCCCTTGATTGCATGGTAATAGCTCCATTGACGGGTAACTCAACGAGTAAGCTGGCAAACGCGCTTACGGATTCCCCTGTGCTGATGGGGGCAAAAGCGACGCTGAGGACAGGGAGGCCTGTGGTTCTGGCTGTATCTACAAACGATGCATTAGGCCTGAACGGAGTTAATATAATGAAACTCATGGCTGCAAAAAACATCTTCTTTGTGCCTTTCGGTCAGGATCATCCGTTCAAAAAACCAAATTCCCTCGTAGCTGATATGGAAAAGATTCCGGAGACAATAAAAGAAGCCTTGTCACACAGGCAGATACAGCCTGTTTTAATTGAAAGATATAAAGATTAG
- the dpaA gene encoding dipicolinic acid synthetase subunit A encodes MLTDMHIAIVGGDARQLEIIRKLSEQDGKLSLIGFDQLDDGFAGANKHSFDTLNPASVDAVVLPVSGMNNEGEVESIFSKNKIILREEWLDKTPGHCVLYTGISNNLMKTMAKRTGKKLVELFERDDIAIYNSVPTAEGTLMMIIQNTNITIHGSKIIVSGFGRTGMTIARTLKALGADVEVAANEGDLRARAFEMHMESYPLKELAQRVRDKDVIVNTIPAKIFTADILSKMPAHTLIVDVASKPGGTDFRYAEKRGIKALLAPGLPGIVAPKTAGKIIANVLADLLKEQLETEKGGNS; translated from the coding sequence TTGTTGACAGATATGCATATAGCCATTGTTGGCGGTGATGCAAGACAGCTGGAAATTATCCGTAAACTTTCGGAACAGGACGGAAAGCTGTCGCTTATTGGGTTTGACCAGCTGGATGATGGCTTTGCAGGAGCGAATAAGCATTCATTTGACACTTTAAATCCTGCATCGGTCGATGCTGTTGTTCTGCCGGTAAGCGGCATGAACAATGAGGGAGAAGTTGAATCCATCTTTTCAAAAAACAAAATTATCCTTCGGGAAGAATGGCTGGATAAAACACCAGGGCATTGTGTGCTTTATACGGGAATATCCAATAACCTGATGAAGACCATGGCGAAAAGGACAGGTAAAAAGCTTGTAGAGCTGTTTGAACGGGATGATATAGCTATATACAATTCTGTTCCTACAGCAGAAGGTACGCTAATGATGATTATCCAGAACACGAACATAACGATCCACGGATCAAAAATCATTGTGAGCGGTTTCGGAAGAACAGGAATGACAATTGCGAGAACTTTAAAAGCACTTGGAGCTGATGTAGAGGTTGCTGCTAATGAAGGCGACTTGAGAGCGAGGGCTTTTGAGATGCATATGGAAAGTTACCCTCTGAAAGAGCTTGCTCAGAGAGTCAGGGACAAAGACGTAATTGTGAATACCATTCCGGCGAAAATATTCACAGCAGATATTTTATCTAAAATGCCTGCTCATACGCTTATCGTGGACGTAGCCTCTAAGCCAGGAGGGACTGATTTTCGTTATGCTGAAAAAAGAGGGATAAAAGCATTGCTTGCTCCAGGGCTGCCAGGTATAGTTGCTCCAAAAACGGCAGGAAAAATAATCGCCAATGTACTTGCTGACTTGCTTAAGGAGCAGCTGGAAACAGAAAAAGGAGGAAATAGCTGA
- a CDS encoding YlmC/YmxH family sporulation protein, with product MRLSEISNKEIIDYQKGQRLGVLGQTDLIIDEKTGQIEAFVIPTLKWFGMGKREKEVTVYWKQVKKIGTDMIIIEV from the coding sequence ATGAGGCTCAGCGAAATCAGCAACAAAGAAATAATCGATTACCAGAAAGGTCAGCGTCTTGGTGTACTCGGACAGACAGACTTGATAATTGACGAAAAAACAGGGCAGATTGAAGCATTTGTTATTCCGACTTTGAAATGGTTTGGAATGGGAAAACGGGAAAAGGAGGTTACTGTATACTGGAAGCAAGTTAAAAAAATTGGAACGGATATGATTATTATAGAAGTCTGA
- a CDS encoding pitrilysin family protein — translation MIKRFVGNNGLRIVFEPNNTVRSVSIGIWIGTGSRFESKQENGVSHFLEHMFFKGTKSRNAQQIAESFDSIGGHVNAFTSKEYTCYYAKVLDTHATHAVDVLADMYFNSLFDKNELKKEKGVVLEEIKMYEDTPDDIVHDLLSKASYGEHPLGYPILGTEETLDSLSSESLIKYMDQYYNAENVVISICGNVDEKFVSYVEKVFAPMKQGSGIDKSLTKPDFKSEIIARKKETEQAHLCIGFEGFPLHAEEIYSLILLNNTLGGSMSSRLFQEIRENRGLAYSVFSYHSAFHDTGMLTIYAGTAQRQLDELYEVLMETVGKIKEEGMTEKELKNGKEQLKGSLMLGLESTNSRMSRNGKNELLLGRHRSLDEIIEEIDKVDLNKVKETGERIFSKEYSLTLISPEGKLPKGVH, via the coding sequence GTGATTAAACGATTTGTAGGGAATAATGGCTTGCGGATTGTATTTGAACCAAACAATACTGTCCGCTCAGTATCAATAGGAATCTGGATAGGAACAGGTTCAAGATTTGAATCCAAACAGGAAAACGGCGTCTCTCATTTTCTTGAACATATGTTTTTCAAAGGGACGAAATCAAGAAATGCCCAGCAGATAGCCGAATCTTTTGATTCTATCGGCGGACATGTGAATGCATTTACATCCAAGGAATACACCTGTTACTATGCGAAAGTGCTTGATACACATGCTACACATGCCGTAGATGTACTTGCTGATATGTATTTCAATTCTCTTTTCGATAAAAATGAACTGAAAAAAGAAAAAGGGGTGGTTCTGGAGGAAATAAAAATGTATGAAGATACTCCTGATGACATTGTTCATGACCTCCTGAGCAAAGCCAGCTATGGTGAACACCCGCTTGGCTATCCGATTCTCGGTACAGAGGAAACACTGGATTCCCTGTCTTCAGAGTCTTTAATCAAGTATATGGATCAATACTATAATGCAGAAAACGTCGTTATCTCCATATGCGGAAACGTGGATGAGAAATTCGTTTCCTATGTGGAAAAAGTGTTTGCACCTATGAAGCAGGGAAGCGGCATTGATAAATCACTTACCAAACCTGATTTTAAATCCGAAATTATTGCAAGAAAGAAGGAAACCGAGCAGGCGCATCTTTGTATTGGCTTTGAAGGATTCCCTCTCCATGCGGAAGAAATATACAGCCTTATCCTTCTCAATAATACTCTTGGAGGGAGCATGAGCAGCAGGCTTTTCCAGGAGATAAGGGAAAACAGGGGTCTTGCTTATTCTGTATTTTCCTATCATTCAGCCTTTCATGACACTGGAATGCTCACGATATACGCAGGTACAGCTCAGCGCCAGCTCGACGAACTGTATGAAGTCCTTATGGAGACGGTAGGAAAGATAAAAGAAGAAGGTATGACAGAAAAAGAACTCAAAAATGGCAAAGAGCAGCTAAAAGGCAGCCTGATGCTCGGGCTGGAAAGCACAAACAGCAGAATGAGCAGGAATGGCAAGAACGAGCTTCTTTTAGGGAGACACAGAAGTTTAGATGAAATAATTGAAGAAATTGATAAAGTAGACCTGAACAAAGTGAAAGAAACAGGGGAACGAATTTTCAGTAAAGAGTATTCTCTCACACTGATCAGCCCTGAAGGAAAGCTTCCTAAGGGTGTACATTGA
- a CDS encoding polysaccharide deacetylase family protein — MLSKFIIQWLTFLLIVLISFSSVQHPVTSGYINELRERADTVMKQEDPLYMEILKRQKDYEIAPVDAVIDKVWKAIPGYNGLKLDVQASFERLKEEKEFQEEKLVFTQVPPETVLADLPPTPVYRGNPEKPMAALMVNVAWGNEYLPGMLKTMKKHGIKSTFFLDGSWVKNNPNLAKMIVEEGHEIGNHAYSHPDMKNLSRAAIHEEIRKTNEVIEAVLDLKPELFAPPSGSYRQDVVEAAREHGMYTILWTADTVDWKKPEPFAMAERTVSKTEPGALILMHPTSSAEEGLEAIITGIKEKGLVIGTVSDVLSENRIARPKQ, encoded by the coding sequence ATGTTATCAAAATTTATTATTCAGTGGCTTACTTTTCTGCTGATCGTTCTTATCTCTTTTTCCAGTGTTCAGCATCCTGTAACAAGCGGATACATAAACGAATTACGGGAGAGGGCAGATACAGTAATGAAGCAGGAAGATCCTTTATATATGGAGATATTAAAAAGACAGAAAGACTATGAAATTGCTCCGGTGGATGCTGTGATTGATAAAGTATGGAAGGCAATACCAGGTTATAACGGGTTAAAGCTTGATGTACAGGCCTCTTTCGAAAGGCTGAAGGAAGAGAAAGAGTTTCAGGAAGAAAAGTTAGTTTTTACCCAGGTTCCTCCTGAAACAGTACTGGCTGATCTGCCGCCGACACCAGTGTACAGAGGTAATCCGGAAAAGCCAATGGCTGCTTTAATGGTGAATGTAGCCTGGGGGAATGAATATCTTCCTGGCATGTTAAAGACAATGAAAAAACATGGAATTAAGTCGACTTTTTTTCTTGATGGCTCATGGGTGAAAAATAATCCAAATCTTGCTAAGATGATAGTAGAGGAAGGCCATGAGATCGGCAACCATGCATATTCCCATCCGGATATGAAAAATTTATCCCGGGCTGCTATTCATGAGGAGATAAGAAAGACTAACGAAGTGATTGAAGCCGTGCTAGATCTGAAGCCGGAATTGTTCGCGCCTCCAAGCGGAAGTTACCGGCAGGATGTAGTGGAAGCAGCAAGGGAGCATGGGATGTATACGATCCTCTGGACAGCAGATACAGTGGACTGGAAAAAACCGGAGCCTTTTGCGATGGCAGAGAGGACAGTCAGCAAAACTGAACCAGGAGCATTGATTTTAATGCATCCTACTTCATCTGCTGAAGAAGGGCTTGAAGCTATAATCACAGGGATAAAGGAAAAAGGGCTGGTAATCGGGACTGTCAGCGATGTGCTTAGTGAAAATAGAATTGCCCGCCCGAAACAATAG
- the pnp gene encoding polyribonucleotide nucleotidyltransferase, producing MTQENQSFSIEWAGRTLTFETGKFAKQANGAVLVRYGDTAVLSTATASKEPKDLPFFPLTVNYEERLYAAGKIPGGFIKREGRPSDHAVLTSRLIDRPIRPLFPDGFRNDVQVISIVMSNDQDASAEMAAMVGSSLALSISDIPFSGPIAGVTVGRIDEEFIVNPTPEQLDKSDIELVVAGTKDAINMVEAGAQEVPEETMLEAIMYGHEEIKKIIAFQEEIVEKVGKEKRDVKLLQTDKELEEEIRDKVGDDLREAALVVEKHAREDAIKAVVDRVTEEYVTEEEDRSSEAKEVMDKLLKETVRTLITKDKIRPDGRKVDEIRQLNSEVDVLPRTHGSGLFVRGQTQALSVCTLGALGDVQILDGLGIEESKRFMHHYNFPQFSVGETGPIRGPGRREIGHGALGERALEQVIPSEDEFPYTIRLVSEVLESNGSTSQASICASTLAMMAAGVPIKAPVAGIAMGLVKQDDDVSVLTDIQGMEDALGDMDFKVAGTKKGITALQMDIKISGINREILQEALEQAKTGRMKILENMLNAIPESRGELSKYAPKILTMMINPDKIRDVIGPSGKMINQIIEDTGVKIDIEQDGKVYIASADNEMNLKAKSIIEDIVREVEVGQTYLGKVKRIEKFGAFVELFKGKDGLVHISQLAKERVNKVEDVVSIGDEVLVKVTEIDNQGRVNLSRKALLNDDKE from the coding sequence ATGACACAGGAAAACCAATCTTTTTCAATTGAGTGGGCTGGACGGACACTGACTTTCGAGACAGGGAAATTCGCCAAACAGGCTAATGGTGCTGTGCTTGTCAGATACGGTGACACTGCCGTTTTATCCACAGCTACTGCTTCAAAGGAACCGAAGGATCTGCCGTTTTTCCCATTGACAGTAAACTATGAGGAACGTTTATATGCTGCCGGGAAAATCCCGGGAGGGTTTATTAAACGGGAGGGGCGCCCGAGTGACCATGCGGTTTTAACAAGCCGTCTCATCGACCGTCCGATCCGCCCTCTGTTTCCGGATGGCTTCAGAAACGATGTGCAGGTAATCAGTATAGTAATGAGTAATGACCAGGACGCTTCTGCCGAAATGGCTGCCATGGTCGGATCATCTCTTGCACTAAGCATCTCGGACATTCCTTTTTCCGGTCCGATTGCAGGTGTTACAGTAGGGCGTATCGATGAGGAATTTATCGTTAACCCTACCCCTGAACAGCTTGATAAGAGTGACATCGAGCTCGTAGTAGCCGGTACAAAAGACGCTATCAACATGGTAGAGGCAGGGGCTCAGGAAGTACCTGAAGAAACAATGCTTGAAGCTATTATGTACGGCCATGAAGAAATCAAGAAAATTATCGCTTTCCAGGAAGAAATCGTGGAAAAAGTCGGTAAAGAAAAGCGTGATGTAAAGCTTCTTCAGACGGATAAGGAACTTGAAGAGGAAATCCGCGACAAAGTAGGCGATGATTTAAGAGAAGCTGCGCTGGTTGTTGAAAAGCATGCCAGGGAAGATGCTATTAAAGCAGTAGTGGACAGGGTAACAGAAGAATATGTTACAGAAGAAGAGGACCGTTCCTCCGAAGCGAAAGAAGTAATGGACAAGCTTTTAAAAGAAACTGTCCGAACACTTATTACAAAAGATAAAATCCGTCCGGATGGGCGTAAAGTGGACGAAATCCGCCAGCTGAATTCAGAAGTGGACGTACTGCCGCGTACCCATGGTTCCGGTCTGTTCGTAAGAGGGCAGACTCAGGCATTGAGTGTTTGTACTCTCGGGGCACTTGGTGATGTACAGATTCTTGACGGACTTGGTATTGAAGAATCAAAACGGTTTATGCACCATTATAACTTCCCGCAGTTCAGTGTTGGGGAAACAGGGCCAATCCGTGGTCCCGGACGCCGTGAAATCGGTCATGGTGCACTCGGTGAGCGTGCCCTGGAACAGGTAATCCCATCTGAAGATGAGTTCCCATATACAATCAGATTAGTGTCAGAGGTGCTTGAATCAAACGGTTCCACCTCACAGGCGAGCATTTGTGCCAGCACACTGGCTATGATGGCTGCAGGAGTGCCGATTAAAGCTCCGGTAGCAGGTATTGCGATGGGTCTTGTAAAACAGGATGACGATGTATCAGTTCTTACCGACATCCAGGGAATGGAAGATGCTCTGGGCGACATGGACTTTAAGGTTGCCGGTACGAAAAAAGGTATTACTGCCCTGCAGATGGATATCAAAATTTCCGGAATCAACAGAGAAATCCTCCAGGAAGCTCTTGAGCAGGCTAAAACCGGCAGGATGAAAATCCTTGAGAATATGCTAAATGCTATTCCTGAATCCCGCGGTGAGCTAAGCAAGTATGCGCCGAAGATTCTGACTATGATGATTAACCCTGATAAAATTCGTGATGTCATTGGGCCAAGCGGTAAAATGATTAATCAGATCATCGAGGATACAGGTGTGAAGATCGATATAGAACAGGATGGGAAAGTATACATTGCTTCTGCTGACAACGAAATGAACTTAAAAGCGAAGTCAATTATTGAAGATATCGTCAGGGAAGTGGAAGTCGGCCAGACCTACTTAGGAAAAGTTAAGCGAATTGAGAAATTCGGTGCCTTCGTAGAGCTGTTCAAAGGCAAAGATGGCCTCGTCCATATTTCCCAGCTGGCAAAAGAACGTGTTAACAAAGTAGAGGATGTCGTTTCTATCGGTGACGAGGTTCTTGTAAAGGTAACGGAAATTGATAATCAGGGCCGTGTTAACCTTTCAAGAAAAGCTCTTCTCAATGACGATAAGGAATAA
- the rpsO gene encoding 30S ribosomal protein S15 has product MALTQERKNEIIGEYKTHENDTGSPEVQVAILTEQINTLNDHLRTHKKDHHSRRGLLKMVGQRRNLLTYLRNKDVTRYRELINKLGLRR; this is encoded by the coding sequence ATGGCATTAACACAAGAACGCAAAAATGAAATCATCGGAGAGTACAAGACTCATGAAAATGACACTGGTTCTCCTGAGGTTCAAGTAGCTATCCTTACTGAGCAAATCAACACACTTAACGACCATTTAAGAACTCATAAGAAGGATCACCACTCACGCCGTGGTCTTTTGAAAATGGTTGGTCAGCGTCGTAACCTGCTTACGTATCTTCGTAACAAAGACGTTACACGCTACCGTGAGCTCATCAACAAACTAGGTCTGCGTCGATAA
- the ribF gene encoding riboflavin biosynthesis protein RibF, producing METIYTEHPEYPGELPDMALALGFFDGVHKGHKEVILKAKEEAGKRGLRSGVMTFFPHPKEVLRGEKVNYLTPLSDKKALIEDLGIDYLIVVKFTKNFSELTPQQFVDDYLIRLNVKHVVAGFDYSYGRLGKGTMETLPFHSRGKLTASVVDKVTSGEEKISSTNIRAALSDGKIEKVNRYLGRIYSVTGKVVEGEQRGRTIGFPTANVKTLERSCVPGTGVYITELYTEGKWHRAVCNIGYKPTFHDNSEGEPVIEVHILDFSKSIYGEEVAVRWHRKLRGEIKFSSVDELIKQLHKDADQARDFFEKHSS from the coding sequence TTGGAAACGATATATACTGAACATCCCGAATATCCAGGAGAACTGCCTGATATGGCTCTTGCGCTGGGCTTTTTTGATGGTGTCCACAAAGGGCATAAGGAAGTTATCCTTAAAGCAAAGGAAGAGGCTGGAAAACGAGGTCTCCGCAGTGGCGTAATGACTTTTTTTCCTCATCCAAAAGAGGTTTTGAGAGGTGAAAAAGTAAATTATTTAACGCCTCTCTCCGATAAAAAAGCACTAATTGAAGACCTGGGGATAGATTACCTGATTGTAGTGAAGTTCACTAAGAATTTCTCGGAGCTGACTCCCCAGCAGTTTGTTGATGACTATTTAATCAGGCTGAATGTAAAGCACGTTGTTGCCGGGTTTGATTACTCATATGGACGTCTTGGAAAAGGAACGATGGAGACGCTCCCATTCCATTCAAGAGGTAAACTTACTGCTTCTGTTGTCGATAAAGTTACGTCAGGGGAAGAGAAAATCAGTTCTACAAATATAAGGGCAGCTCTCTCTGATGGTAAAATAGAAAAAGTAAACAGATATCTGGGCCGTATTTATTCGGTTACCGGAAAAGTGGTGGAAGGGGAGCAAAGGGGAAGAACGATAGGGTTTCCAACAGCAAATGTGAAAACACTTGAAAGAAGCTGTGTGCCCGGTACCGGAGTGTATATAACAGAGCTGTACACGGAAGGGAAATGGCACAGAGCCGTATGTAACATTGGCTATAAACCTACTTTCCATGACAACTCTGAAGGTGAACCTGTTATTGAAGTCCATATACTGGATTTTAGTAAGAGTATATATGGTGAAGAGGTGGCTGTCCGCTGGCACCGGAAGCTGCGCGGCGAGATAAAATTCTCCTCCGTGGATGAATTAATCAAACAGCTTCACAAGGACGCAGACCAAGCCAGGGATTTTTTTGAAAAGCACTCCAGCTGA
- the truB gene encoding tRNA pseudouridine(55) synthase TruB, with the protein MSNDNTSGVLPLWKPAGMTSFAAVQEVKKIFHTKKAGHTGTLDPDVDGVLPVCLGRATKLVEYLTASEKIYEGEVTIGTSTTTEDKSGDIVEEKAVEREITEAEIEEVLSSLRGEITQVPPMFSAVKVKGKRLYEYAREGLTVDRPERQVTIFELVRTSPPVIKADGQVSFRFRARCSKGTYIRTLSVTIGEKLGYPAHMSDLTRTGSGRFFAEDCLTLERLKELKEENALSSALFSMEDSLSEFPKAVISPETEEKVMNGAILPASVINVDESLVALYNQQGECLALYQKHPKRIGMIKPAKMLKAADA; encoded by the coding sequence ATGAGTAATGACAATACGAGCGGGGTCCTCCCCCTTTGGAAGCCAGCTGGAATGACTTCCTTCGCTGCAGTTCAGGAAGTAAAGAAAATATTCCATACGAAAAAAGCCGGGCATACAGGCACCCTGGATCCTGATGTAGACGGTGTACTTCCTGTGTGCCTTGGAAGAGCTACAAAACTGGTCGAATATTTAACTGCCTCTGAAAAGATATATGAAGGGGAAGTAACGATAGGAACTTCCACAACAACAGAAGATAAGTCCGGGGATATCGTGGAAGAAAAAGCAGTAGAGCGTGAAATAACGGAAGCAGAAATTGAAGAAGTGCTGTCCAGCCTCCGCGGTGAGATCACTCAGGTTCCTCCTATGTTTTCCGCTGTCAAAGTAAAAGGAAAAAGGCTTTACGAGTATGCAAGAGAAGGGCTGACTGTGGACAGGCCAGAAAGACAGGTGACCATATTTGAACTTGTCCGCACCTCACCTCCTGTAATAAAAGCCGACGGCCAGGTTTCTTTCCGGTTCAGGGCCCGGTGCAGTAAAGGGACCTATATTCGGACACTTTCTGTTACAATTGGAGAAAAACTTGGTTATCCTGCGCATATGTCTGATTTGACGAGAACAGGGTCTGGCAGGTTCTTTGCTGAGGATTGTCTGACATTGGAAAGGCTGAAAGAGTTAAAAGAAGAAAATGCACTCTCTTCCGCCCTGTTTTCGATGGAAGACTCCCTCTCCGAATTCCCTAAAGCTGTTATAAGTCCTGAGACGGAAGAAAAAGTGATGAATGGGGCGATTTTGCCTGCTTCAGTGATAAACGTAGACGAAAGCCTTGTGGCTCTGTATAATCAACAAGGGGAATGCTTGGCATTATACCAAAAGCATCCGAAACGCATCGGAATGATTAAACCTGCTAAAATGCTCAAAGCAGCAGATGCATAA